Genomic window (Leptospira kanakyensis):
TCGACAGTCGGTGTCGATTTTCATTGGATTTCTTTGGTCAGTGGGTGAAAAATTACAGTGACTTACTTTTTTCAGGCGATCCATTTCGAAATCCATGCACTTATTTCACAAATCTGAATCTGAAAATCTTTTACCCTATGACGGGGTTTTGTTGTACATCCGGGATTTTCTCCCCACGGAGGAAGCAGATCAGTTTTTTCTCTCTCTTCTGGACGGGATCGAATGGAAGTCGGACGAAGCTGTTCTCTATGGAAAACACATTACTACCAAAAGGAGTGTGGCTTGGTATGCGGAAAAAGGATTTTCTTACCGTTATTCGGGAACTACAAAAACAGCACTACCTTGGTCTCCTTTACTTTTAGAATTAAAAACCAAAGTGGAGTTGGCATCAAAAGAAAAATTCAATTCTTGTCTTTTAAATTTATACCATGATGGAAGTGAAGGGATGGCCTGGCATAGCGATGATGAAACTTCGTTACGTCCTAATTCTACGATTGCTTCCGTCAGTTTTGGTGCCGAACGGATCTTTCGTTATAAACATAAAAAAAATGGAGAGCAGGTGGAGTTGCAGTTAGAACATGGAAGTTTGCTTTTAATGAAAGATGTCATCCAAAGGCATTGGTTGCATTCTCTTCCTAAGGCAATGAAGGTCAAACGACCGAGGATCAATTTAACCTTTCGTCAATTTGGATTGGTTTGAAACCCTCTTTTCAAAAGTAATTCTTGAAACTGTTCATCCGATTTTTGATTCCATACCAATAATGTTTTATAAGGATCACCCTTTAGATCCAATACTTTACAAAACGCAGGTTCTGTTTTGATTCCTTGTTTTTTTAGATTACGAATCTCATCACGGAATGTTGGATCTGCCAATGTTAAAAATCGATTTTCTACCATCATATGAATCCAAGCATACTGATCCGTTGGTTCCACCGATTGTCCAAAAATTTCATATTGAAATCTTTTCGTTTCAAATCGACAAATCAAAGTGACTCGAAGAGCCATTGTTTTTTCAGAAAAACTATAGTTTGGTAAATTTCGAAACTTAGCATAACAAATCTTTTGAAGGTGAGCAGGAATATTAAATTTTACTAAGATATCCACATCACTGGAATCTGTATCAATATCCAAGGGAATGGTTCCGGCCAAAGTAGGTTTGAATCCATTTAAAGATTTTAAAATTTTCCATTCCTCTAAGTCCCTCGCTAATTCCTGTTGTTTGGAATTTCCGAACTGTAAGTAGTCTGTACCAAGAAACGGATTGGTTTGGAGGGATTGCATATTATGTCTCGTGCGCTCGGTCTCGGCCCCCACCCTGAATGGGTGGTGGAGGTGGGCTTGTGAGGGTTCATTCCCGGCCCAACTCCTACCATAAAATTCAACTCTTGTCTCCTGGGAACTGAATCTCCATAAAAATTCTAAAGAAAACTTCGCAGTTTCACTAGTTTCCCAATCAGGTTCGTTTGAACCAAATCACAACAATCCAGAACTTTCCATTTGATTGACATGATCAATAAATGTATCTTTTAACGGGCGATAGGTTAAGCCTAGATCTGTTTTGCTAAACTCATTATTTAAGTTCAACGGTTGGCCAATATTATTTTTTGTATAACCCCAAGATAATCCAAAAAAAGGACCAATCACATATACAAGTGCCTTTGGAAGATTTCCCGTAGGAACAGAATATTTGTTTCCAAAATTTTCTTTAATGATTTTTGCAGCACCTAACATTGGTATCACCTCTGCCGAAGTAATATGCCTTCCCTTAGCACTTGGAGTAAATCCTGCTAAGATATGTGCCTTGGCAACATCTCTAACATCCACAAATCCCATTTTTGTATCCGGGACACCTGTGCGAAAAACTCCCTTCAACATATTTTTCATAAACTCAACACTGGTTCCATCCATACGTTTGGAAAGCGAAGGTCCCATCACAAATGATGGATTGATCACAACTAAATCCCAACGTGTTTGTTTTTTCTGAATTTCCCAAGCTTCTTTTTCGGCCAAAGTTTTGGAATAAGCATAAGGTTGGTGGTTTAGACTACTTGTTATATTCCAATGATCTTCTGTAAACGTTTGGTTCGGAACTTGTAAAGAATCAATATTGTCCCCATGAATTGCCGCTACACTAGAAGTTAAAACTACTCGTTTAACGGACGAAATACGATTACAGGATTCTAGAACGTTTCTGGTTCCCTTTAAAGCAGGATCAATCAATTGTTTTTGTGCATCTTTGACACCGGCAACAAAAAACGGAGAAGCCGTATGGATCACAAGTTCGGTACCTTCAATGACTTTGTCAAAACTTCCATCTAACAGAAGATCTGCTTCGAACAAAGTCAAATGATCCTGATACTTTTCTTTTAACTCTAATAAGTGAGCAATTTTAGAAATATCTTTGAGGCTACGAACCGTCGCCCTCACTTTCTTTCCATCTTCTAACAAATATTTTACGATCCAAGATGCGATGTATCCTGAACCTCCAGTGACAACAACGGGTAATTCTGAATTGATAGATTTCATATTGCATTTTAGACTTAGTTCCAACCTATGTTGCAAACAAATCCCAGAGAATCTGTCAAAACAGAAATCAAATCTCCAATCATCCCAACAAAAACAAAAATGAAATCCTCCTGAATCTATAACTCTATTTCTGTTCTTTTTTGGGCGAAGCCCTGTGGGCCCGGGCTTTTCCGGAGTCCGCGTTCGCTCCCGTCTCTGGTTTGCGCACATTGTGCACACCCAGAGACCAAGTCCTACAAATCCCTTTCGCAAAAATGCAATCTTTTATAAAACTATAAATGGTTTGCCATCAATGTTTCTTTTGATTATTTTTGGTGGTTATGGCAGAGAAAACCAATCTTCTTATAAAACAAAATCTTT
Coding sequences:
- a CDS encoding alpha-ketoglutarate-dependent dioxygenase AlkB family protein gives rise to the protein MHLFHKSESENLLPYDGVLLYIRDFLPTEEADQFFLSLLDGIEWKSDEAVLYGKHITTKRSVAWYAEKGFSYRYSGTTKTALPWSPLLLELKTKVELASKEKFNSCLLNLYHDGSEGMAWHSDDETSLRPNSTIASVSFGAERIFRYKHKKNGEQVELQLEHGSLLLMKDVIQRHWLHSLPKAMKVKRPRINLTFRQFGLV
- a CDS encoding DUF4269 domain-containing protein: MQSLQTNPFLGTDYLQFGNSKQQELARDLEEWKILKSLNGFKPTLAGTIPLDIDTDSSDVDILVKFNIPAHLQKICYAKFRNLPNYSFSEKTMALRVTLICRFETKRFQYEIFGQSVEPTDQYAWIHMMVENRFLTLADPTFRDEIRNLKKQGIKTEPAFCKVLDLKGDPYKTLLVWNQKSDEQFQELLLKRGFQTNPN
- a CDS encoding SDR family oxidoreductase, which codes for MKSINSELPVVVTGGSGYIASWIVKYLLEDGKKVRATVRSLKDISKIAHLLELKEKYQDHLTLFEADLLLDGSFDKVIEGTELVIHTASPFFVAGVKDAQKQLIDPALKGTRNVLESCNRISSVKRVVLTSSVAAIHGDNIDSLQVPNQTFTEDHWNITSSLNHQPYAYSKTLAEKEAWEIQKKQTRWDLVVINPSFVMGPSLSKRMDGTSVEFMKNMLKGVFRTGVPDTKMGFVDVRDVAKAHILAGFTPSAKGRHITSAEVIPMLGAAKIIKENFGNKYSVPTGNLPKALVYVIGPFFGLSWGYTKNNIGQPLNLNNEFSKTDLGLTYRPLKDTFIDHVNQMESSGLL